In one Pangasianodon hypophthalmus isolate fPanHyp1 chromosome 22, fPanHyp1.pri, whole genome shotgun sequence genomic region, the following are encoded:
- the LOC113541068 gene encoding LIM domain-containing protein isoform X3, translating to MGTNLRKTQSLRCVATEHALSWTEAGLKDRKKSVSELVAQYQNAVTGKATAADSVENKQKQTLQFAAIPITEAETKLETLIQRSTKERPNAWADRSTNTHFTRSKSMEFLPPQRTISTSALRELFEPKVAMQPKSVHKPKNTDKPQSTPVMENAGINHKSTEDLLVFIEEHTINNHEKSVEPPKEKEENVTPKVVRAPLAERRKTTTGVYTERNIPQTDDKRKSIADFRDNSTLYGREKFPISVKAISALYLSKVAAADPTGNLLKPKQDCTSPTGPKVCKMADVAPKDFEQAPYSEDDSAQPDLTFPILQPDSRADSQSPIPTPPSKEVISTLYEQRQKCELRRLLKHTCPELKGLGNMMDEEFADILNSGIATDIAYQGEVQSRRWIFENGTVNTGESHKQTHLMEKSIQGEHTFEQLLNCFKEEGSIHGTKQPTSHPETDETPQKVGEAFTQEENFRVNVKAKRKMFEGQLIETSREDLDDVFPGRIVISEDEKGAVQKQKRDFETYQTGTTKRNSDLSIIDITDIDQDCGEVYLGISRAKEVFEKGFDNENSSPPNENISTEDETLKTNVKNRTNMFESTPLDRINWQNDAESDTMDENMNKSLISLHGFSVIHSHGALLEASEAGHVRKANYCFIQEKGPEIQHEEVVMGSMKSILLQLLARVNLNPVIVFLKEDDQGNVEIKNIDIPTHQLPFTVNQDKEYRTTNMVQVIEDLLGQETCLGKGVLIQEQATGSVETLVYVLFRHDSHDGTVMVRNYENMFEPREMNLLISRNCDVPPKMCSPPPFTQGDASISIRHDENRISNVKLFQNCIENGDLGYLKGLQKSPTDEDVSVKFRQEEQNVVIAPGNHKMIKAMFVTNPEHDGSSLQSEKHAQNELKNNMEMTANGGYSLSTDGEFEKCSVENVDEPGRMFSQDRKEMCSEKTDENIVTLPEVIDMVENEALSNLQAAIMSLQQATLEAKAIQQSVYEKQHDTCPTSSENQYLIGAMNEENKEFSQNFEAEQQQEGREQTLKGSVQAALDSLKKSSFNVTKGDFKAAMIYRNSGKTHAGQKADIIVPSEGIKACPPSRLPGQVTVETQHEGAETSPFQGQLTNKPSACSPLTNQTHEQASLQRSKKAPGLKPAIPPKPDHLKTTPSSTTMANKSATNAGHLNNTKAESNSAEQQSAELTNLKPTQDDFLKVPQNNGDTEIPCGLTVTDIQSSQDCITMSSPEGNAATEEKRDLMLEVSGGSSGFQASLQNFGIKTGQAMPPVKPKRIKMTTDRTVVNPALLGPNCKPSNGEHKEQPESNVTMREKKGRRESEAERRQRLSVHMDEIMKGNANAAMEIFDRLREQEELKTILYKVEEIEGEASQDDGDLRKIFESVPDWVVPQKHVNPKNGVMEKEVGKSETVCESEMLSSMQVAFGDLEKASAAIITLKEQTLSRLMEIEETIKKALYSVSTLKSDSDIVGLSGLFKESMMAGQYLPISGNIRKISIGSSKSPNPQSPNNVGVSQKSATEEPGMRKVENSKSELSPPETKPRAGSPSSPSFISIQSTARRNTETPASPKSQSSITALTCYNIPAEKEKRQVSTLEVQTGPKAETVIGTKTIREKYEETDCFGNKFYSSTTSTVMTTQPDNKACFRRQVTTNPTTTEVVAYPRINTPSIKGGQAPS from the exons atggggaCTAACCTGCGGAAGACCCAGTCTCTGAGGTGTGTTGCCACTGAGCACGCTCTGTCCTGGACGGAGGCGGGACTAAAAGACAGGAAGAAGTCCGTCTCAGAGCTTGTGGCACA ATATCAGAATGCGGTTACTGGAAAAGCAACAGCAGCGGATTCAGTGGAAAACAAGCAAAAg CAGACCCTCCAGTTTGCTGCAATCCCCATAACAGAGGCTGAGACTAAACTGGAGACTCTGATCCAGAGAAGCACTAAAGAAAGACCAAATGCTTGGGCTGATCGTAGCACCAACACTCATTTCACACGCAGTAAGTCGATGGAGTTTCTTCCTCCCCAAAGAACCATAAGCACAAGCGCTCTCAGGGAACTCTTTGAGCCAAAGGTTGCCATGCAGCCCAAGAGTGTCCACAAACCAAAGAATACTGACAAGCCACAAAGCACCCCAGTCATGGAGAATGCTGGGATCAATCATAAAAGCACTGAGGATCTGCTGGTGTTTATAGAAGAACACACCATTAACAACCACGAGAAATCAGTTGAACCaccaaaagagaaagaggagaatgTGACCCCAAAG GTGGTGAGAGCTCCCTTGGCGGAAAGAAGAAAAACCACTACAGGAGTTTATACTGAAAGAAACATTCCTCAAACAG ACGATAAACGGAAATCAATTGCAGACTTCAGAGACAACTCCACTCTGTATGGACGGGAGAAGTTCCCTATTTCTGTCAAAGCCATCTCCGCACTATATCTGTCTAAAGTGGCAGCTGCAGACCCAACAGGGAACCTTTTAAAACCA aaacaagATTGTACTTCTCCAACCGGACCAAAAGTTTGCAAg ATGGCTGATGTGGCACCAAAAGACTTTGAGCAAGCCCCATACTCAGAAGATGATTCAGCACAGCCAGATCTAACCTTTCCCATCCTGCAACCCGATTCCAGGGCTGACAGCCAGTCACCCATTCCAACACCTCCTTCAAAAGAGGTTATCTCTACACTGTATGAACAACGACAGAAATGTGAGTTGAGGCGACTCCTGAAACACACCTGCCCTGAGCTGAAGGGCCTGGGAAACATGATGGACGAGGAGTTTGCTGACATATTAAACTCTGGCATTGCCACAGATATCGCATACCAGGGCGAGGTCCAGTCAAGACGTTGGATATTTGAGAATGGTACTGTCAACACCGGAGAGTCCCACAAGCAAACACATTTGATGGAGAAGAGCATTCAAGGAGAACACACATTTGAACAGCTCTTGAATTGCTTTAAGGAAGAAGGGTCCATACATGGCACCAAACAGCCAACCAGTCACCCAGAGACTGATGAGACCCCACAAAAAGTTGGTGAAGCATTTACCCAAGAGGAGAACTTCAGGGTGAATGTTAAGGCCAAACGGAAAATGTTCGAAGGTCAGTTAATTGAAACTTCAAGAGAGGACCTAGATGATGTCTTTCCAGGGAGGATTGTTATCTCAGAAGATGAAAAGGGAGCAGTACAAAAGCAAAAGAGAGACTTTGAAACTTACCAAACTGGCACCACCAAAAGAAACAGTGACCTTAGCATTATAGATATTACAGACATAGATCAAGATTGTGGTGAAGTGTATCTAGGTATATCTAGAGCCAAAGAGGTTTTTGAAAAGGGGTTTGACAATGAGAACAGCTCACCACCAAATGAGAACATAAGCACAGAGGATGAAACTCTAAAGACAAATGTAAAGAACAGAACCAATATGTTTGAATCAACACCTCTGGACAGAATCAATTGGCAAAATGATGCAGAATCAGATACCATGGATGAGAACATGAACAAATCCTTAATTTCTCTTCATGGCTTCAGTGTCATTCATTCTCATGGTGCCCTTCTTGAAGCCAGTGAGGCTGGGCATGTGAGAAAGGCAAACTATTGCTTTATCCAGGAAAAAGGTCCAGAAATTCAACATGAGGAAGTGGTTATGGGAAGTATGAAGAGTATTCTGCTTCAGCTTTTGGCAAGAGTAAATCTTAACCCAGTTATAGTCTTCTTAAAAGAGGATGATCAAGGAAATGTGGAAATCAAGAACATAGACATACCAACTCACCAACTACCATTCACAGTTAACCAAGACAAAGAATACAGAACCACAAACATGGTTCAGGTCATCGAAGACCTACTTGGTCAAGAAACATGTCTCGGAAAAGGAGTTTTAATACAAGAACAAGCAACGGGATCTGTGGAGACATTAGTTTATGTTCTTTTTAGACATGACAGCCATGATGGAACTGTGATGGTTCGAAATTATGAAAATATGTTTGAGCCAAGAGAAATGAATCTTCTGATAAGTCGAAACTGTGATGTTCCCCCCAAAATGTGCAGCCCACCACCCTTCACTCAGGGTGATGCCTCAATTTCAATCAGACATGATGAAAACAGGATAAGCAATGTGaaattgttccagaactgtattGAGAATGGAGATCTGGGTTACTTAAAAGGTCTGCAGAAAAGTCCAACAGATGAAGACGTAAGTGTCAAGTTTAGGCAAGAGGAGCAAAATGTCGTGATTGCACCAGGTAATCATAAGATGATCAAAGCAATGTTTGTTACAAATCCAGAGCATGATGGGTCATCTTTGCAGTCTGAGAAACATGcccaaaatgaattaaaaaacaatatggAAATGACGGCAAATGGAGGATATAGTCTATCAACTGATGGAGAGTTTGAAAAATGTAGCGTTGAAAATGTAGATGAACCTGGCAGAATGTTCAGTCAAGATAGAAAAGAGATGTGCAGtgaaaaaacagatgaaaatatTGTAACTCTGCCAGAGGTAATTGACATGGTGGAAAATGAAGCGTTGTCAAATCTTCAAGCAGCTATCATGAGTCTCCAACAGGCCACATTGGAGGCAAAAGCTATTCAACAAAGTGTTTATGAGAAACAACACGATACCTGTCCAACATCATCAGAAAACCAATACCTCATAGGAGCCATGAATGAAGAGAACAAAGAGTTCTCACAGAATTTTGAAGCTGAACAGCAACAAGAAGGAAGAGAACAGACCCTGAAAGGCAGTGTCCAAGCAGCTCTGGATTCTCTGAAAAAATCTAGCTTTAATGTCACCAAAGGGGATTTTAAAGCTGCAATGATTTACAGGAACTCAGGAAAAACTCATGCTGGGCAAAAAGCTGATATAATTGTCCCCTCAGAAGGGATCAAAGCATGCCCACCCTCCCGTCTGCCTGGACAGGTGACTGTCGAGACACAGCATGAGGGTGCTGAAACTAGCCCATTTCAAGGCCAGCTCACAAATAAACCGTCAGCATGCTCCCCACTGACAAACCAAACACACGAACAGGCTTCTCTTCAGAGAAGTAAAAAGGCTCCTGGACTTAAGCCTGCCATTCCCCCCAAACCAGATCATTTAAAGACAACCCCTAGCTCCACCACAATGGCCAATAAGTCTGCAACCAATGCAGGACATCTAAATAATACCAAAGCTGAATCAAACTCTGCAGAACAACAAAGTGCAGAACTCACAAATCTGAAACCAACACAAGATGACTTCTTGAAAGTGCCACAGAATAATGGAGATACTGAAATACCTTGTGGTTTGACAGTCACCGATATCCAGTCGAGCCAGGATTGTATAACCATGAGCAGTCCTGAGGGAAATGCAGCCACAGAGGAGAAGAGGGACCTGATGCTTGAAGTAAGTGGGGGCAGTTCAGGGTTTCAGGCTTCCCTGCAGAACTTTGGGATAAAAACAGGCCAAGCAATGCCACCTGTGAAGCCCAAAAGAATCAAAATGACCACAGATAGGACTGTTGTAAATCCTGCTCTTTTGGGACCTAACTGCAAACCAAGCAATGGTGAACATAAGGAACAACCAGAGAGCAATGTGACAATGAGGGAAAAGAAAGGTAGAAGAGAGAGTGAAGCAGAACGAAGACAGAGGCTATCAGTGCACATGGATGAAATCATGAAGGGAAATGCAAATGCAGCCATGGAAATCTTCGACAGGCTGAGAGAGCAAGAAGAGCTGAAAACTATCCTCTATAAAGTTGAGGAAATTGAAGGAGAGGCCAGTCAGGATGATGGTGACCTCAGAAAGATTTTTGAAAGTGTACCAGATTGGGTTGTGCCACAAAAGCATGTAAATCCCAAAAATGGGGTGATGGAAAAGGAAGTAGGGAAATCTGAAACAGTCTGTGAATCTGAAATGTTATCCTCCATGCAGGTAGCATTTGGAGACCTTGAAAAAGCAAGTGCTGCAATAATTACTTTAAAAGAACAAACATTGTCAAGACTCATGGAAATAGAGGAAACCATTAAGAAAGCGCTTTACTCCGTCTCTACGCTGAAATCTGACTCAGACATTGTAGGGCTGTCTGGTCTCTTCAAGGAGTCCATGATGGCTGGGCAATATTTGCCCATTTCAGGTAACATACGTAAAATTAGCATTGGGTCAAGCAAATCTCCAAATCCTCAGAGTCCGAATAATGTAGGAGTCTCTCAGAAGAGTGCTACAGAAGAACCAGGAATGCGGAAAGTAGAGAACTCGAAGTCAGAGCTCAGTCCTCCAGAAACTAAGCCAAGAGCAGGATCTCCTTCCTCACCTTCTTTTATTTCTATCCAATCCACTGCCAGAAGGAATACAGAAACACCAGCATCTCCAAAATCTCAATCCTCTATAACAGCTCTGACTTGCTACAACATTCCTGCTGAAAAGGAAAAACGACAGGTCAGTACACTGGAAGTGCAAACAGGCCCCAAGGCTGAGACGGTCATTGGCACCAAGACCATCAGAGAAAAGTATGAAGAAACAGACTGTTTTGGCAACAAGTTCTACTCTTCCACAACCTCTACTGTCATGACTACTCAGCCTGATAACAAAGCATGCTTCAGGAGACAGGTTACAACCAATCCAACCACCACTGAAGTTGTTGCATATCCAAGAATCAACACTCCCTCTATtaaagggggccaagcaccttCATGA
- the LOC113541068 gene encoding LIM domain-containing protein isoform X4 yields MADVAPKDFEQAPYSEDDSAQPDLTFPILQPDSRADSQSPIPTPPSKEVISTLYEQRQKCELRRLLKHTCPELKGLGNMMDEEFADILNSGIATDIAYQGEVQSRRWIFENGTVNTGESHKQTHLMEKSIQGEHTFEQLLNCFKEEGSIHGTKQPTSHPETDETPQKVGEAFTQEENFRVNVKAKRKMFEGQLIETSREDLDDVFPGRIVISEDEKGAVQKQKRDFETYQTGTTKRNSDLSIIDITDIDQDCGEVYLGISRAKEVFEKGFDNENSSPPNENISTEDETLKTNVKNRTNMFESTPLDRINWQNDAESDTMDENMNKSLISLHGFSVIHSHGALLEASEAGHVRKANYCFIQEKGPEIQHEEVVMGSMKSILLQLLARVNLNPVIVFLKEDDQGNVEIKNIDIPTHQLPFTVNQDKEYRTTNMVQVIEDLLGQETCLGKGVLIQEQATGSVETLVYVLFRHDSHDGTVMVRNYENMFEPREMNLLISRNCDVPPKMCSPPPFTQGDASISIRHDENRISNVKLFQNCIENGDLGYLKGLQKSPTDEDVSVKFRQEEQNVVIAPGNHKMIKAMFVTNPEHDGSSLQSEKHAQNELKNNMEMTANGGYSLSTDGEFEKCSVENVDEPGRMFSQDRKEMCSEKTDENIVTLPEVIDMVENEALSNLQAAIMSLQQATLEAKAIQQSVYEKQHDTCPTSSENQYLIGAMNEENKEFSQNFEAEQQQEGREQTLKGSVQAALDSLKKSSFNVTKGDFKAAMIYRNSGKTHAGQKADIIVPSEGIKACPPSRLPGQVTVETQHEGAETSPFQGQLTNKPSACSPLTNQTHEQASLQRSKKAPGLKPAIPPKPDHLKTTPSSTTMANKSATNAGHLNNTKAESNSAEQQSAELTNLKPTQDDFLKVPQNNGDTEIPCGLTVTDIQSSQDCITMSSPEGNAATEEKRDLMLEVSGGSSGFQASLQNFGIKTGQAMPPVKPKRIKMTTDRTVVNPALLGPNCKPSNGEHKEQPESNVTMREKKGRRESEAERRQRLSVHMDEIMKGNANAAMEIFDRLREQEELKTILYKVEEIEGEASQDDGDLRKIFESVPDWVVPQKHVNPKNGVMEKEVGKSETVCESEMLSSMQVAFGDLEKASAAIITLKEQTLSRLMEIEETIKKALYSVSTLKSDSDIVGLSGLFKESMMAGQYLPISGNIRKISIGSSKSPNPQSPNNVGVSQKSATEEPGMRKVENSKSELSPPETKPRAGSPSSPSFISIQSTARRNTETPASPKSQSSITALTCYNIPAEKEKRQVSTLEVQTGPKAETVIGTKTIREKYEETDCFGNKFYSSTTSTVMTTQPDNKACFRRQVTTNPTTTEVVAYPRINTPSIKGGQAPS; encoded by the coding sequence ATGGCTGATGTGGCACCAAAAGACTTTGAGCAAGCCCCATACTCAGAAGATGATTCAGCACAGCCAGATCTAACCTTTCCCATCCTGCAACCCGATTCCAGGGCTGACAGCCAGTCACCCATTCCAACACCTCCTTCAAAAGAGGTTATCTCTACACTGTATGAACAACGACAGAAATGTGAGTTGAGGCGACTCCTGAAACACACCTGCCCTGAGCTGAAGGGCCTGGGAAACATGATGGACGAGGAGTTTGCTGACATATTAAACTCTGGCATTGCCACAGATATCGCATACCAGGGCGAGGTCCAGTCAAGACGTTGGATATTTGAGAATGGTACTGTCAACACCGGAGAGTCCCACAAGCAAACACATTTGATGGAGAAGAGCATTCAAGGAGAACACACATTTGAACAGCTCTTGAATTGCTTTAAGGAAGAAGGGTCCATACATGGCACCAAACAGCCAACCAGTCACCCAGAGACTGATGAGACCCCACAAAAAGTTGGTGAAGCATTTACCCAAGAGGAGAACTTCAGGGTGAATGTTAAGGCCAAACGGAAAATGTTCGAAGGTCAGTTAATTGAAACTTCAAGAGAGGACCTAGATGATGTCTTTCCAGGGAGGATTGTTATCTCAGAAGATGAAAAGGGAGCAGTACAAAAGCAAAAGAGAGACTTTGAAACTTACCAAACTGGCACCACCAAAAGAAACAGTGACCTTAGCATTATAGATATTACAGACATAGATCAAGATTGTGGTGAAGTGTATCTAGGTATATCTAGAGCCAAAGAGGTTTTTGAAAAGGGGTTTGACAATGAGAACAGCTCACCACCAAATGAGAACATAAGCACAGAGGATGAAACTCTAAAGACAAATGTAAAGAACAGAACCAATATGTTTGAATCAACACCTCTGGACAGAATCAATTGGCAAAATGATGCAGAATCAGATACCATGGATGAGAACATGAACAAATCCTTAATTTCTCTTCATGGCTTCAGTGTCATTCATTCTCATGGTGCCCTTCTTGAAGCCAGTGAGGCTGGGCATGTGAGAAAGGCAAACTATTGCTTTATCCAGGAAAAAGGTCCAGAAATTCAACATGAGGAAGTGGTTATGGGAAGTATGAAGAGTATTCTGCTTCAGCTTTTGGCAAGAGTAAATCTTAACCCAGTTATAGTCTTCTTAAAAGAGGATGATCAAGGAAATGTGGAAATCAAGAACATAGACATACCAACTCACCAACTACCATTCACAGTTAACCAAGACAAAGAATACAGAACCACAAACATGGTTCAGGTCATCGAAGACCTACTTGGTCAAGAAACATGTCTCGGAAAAGGAGTTTTAATACAAGAACAAGCAACGGGATCTGTGGAGACATTAGTTTATGTTCTTTTTAGACATGACAGCCATGATGGAACTGTGATGGTTCGAAATTATGAAAATATGTTTGAGCCAAGAGAAATGAATCTTCTGATAAGTCGAAACTGTGATGTTCCCCCCAAAATGTGCAGCCCACCACCCTTCACTCAGGGTGATGCCTCAATTTCAATCAGACATGATGAAAACAGGATAAGCAATGTGaaattgttccagaactgtattGAGAATGGAGATCTGGGTTACTTAAAAGGTCTGCAGAAAAGTCCAACAGATGAAGACGTAAGTGTCAAGTTTAGGCAAGAGGAGCAAAATGTCGTGATTGCACCAGGTAATCATAAGATGATCAAAGCAATGTTTGTTACAAATCCAGAGCATGATGGGTCATCTTTGCAGTCTGAGAAACATGcccaaaatgaattaaaaaacaatatggAAATGACGGCAAATGGAGGATATAGTCTATCAACTGATGGAGAGTTTGAAAAATGTAGCGTTGAAAATGTAGATGAACCTGGCAGAATGTTCAGTCAAGATAGAAAAGAGATGTGCAGtgaaaaaacagatgaaaatatTGTAACTCTGCCAGAGGTAATTGACATGGTGGAAAATGAAGCGTTGTCAAATCTTCAAGCAGCTATCATGAGTCTCCAACAGGCCACATTGGAGGCAAAAGCTATTCAACAAAGTGTTTATGAGAAACAACACGATACCTGTCCAACATCATCAGAAAACCAATACCTCATAGGAGCCATGAATGAAGAGAACAAAGAGTTCTCACAGAATTTTGAAGCTGAACAGCAACAAGAAGGAAGAGAACAGACCCTGAAAGGCAGTGTCCAAGCAGCTCTGGATTCTCTGAAAAAATCTAGCTTTAATGTCACCAAAGGGGATTTTAAAGCTGCAATGATTTACAGGAACTCAGGAAAAACTCATGCTGGGCAAAAAGCTGATATAATTGTCCCCTCAGAAGGGATCAAAGCATGCCCACCCTCCCGTCTGCCTGGACAGGTGACTGTCGAGACACAGCATGAGGGTGCTGAAACTAGCCCATTTCAAGGCCAGCTCACAAATAAACCGTCAGCATGCTCCCCACTGACAAACCAAACACACGAACAGGCTTCTCTTCAGAGAAGTAAAAAGGCTCCTGGACTTAAGCCTGCCATTCCCCCCAAACCAGATCATTTAAAGACAACCCCTAGCTCCACCACAATGGCCAATAAGTCTGCAACCAATGCAGGACATCTAAATAATACCAAAGCTGAATCAAACTCTGCAGAACAACAAAGTGCAGAACTCACAAATCTGAAACCAACACAAGATGACTTCTTGAAAGTGCCACAGAATAATGGAGATACTGAAATACCTTGTGGTTTGACAGTCACCGATATCCAGTCGAGCCAGGATTGTATAACCATGAGCAGTCCTGAGGGAAATGCAGCCACAGAGGAGAAGAGGGACCTGATGCTTGAAGTAAGTGGGGGCAGTTCAGGGTTTCAGGCTTCCCTGCAGAACTTTGGGATAAAAACAGGCCAAGCAATGCCACCTGTGAAGCCCAAAAGAATCAAAATGACCACAGATAGGACTGTTGTAAATCCTGCTCTTTTGGGACCTAACTGCAAACCAAGCAATGGTGAACATAAGGAACAACCAGAGAGCAATGTGACAATGAGGGAAAAGAAAGGTAGAAGAGAGAGTGAAGCAGAACGAAGACAGAGGCTATCAGTGCACATGGATGAAATCATGAAGGGAAATGCAAATGCAGCCATGGAAATCTTCGACAGGCTGAGAGAGCAAGAAGAGCTGAAAACTATCCTCTATAAAGTTGAGGAAATTGAAGGAGAGGCCAGTCAGGATGATGGTGACCTCAGAAAGATTTTTGAAAGTGTACCAGATTGGGTTGTGCCACAAAAGCATGTAAATCCCAAAAATGGGGTGATGGAAAAGGAAGTAGGGAAATCTGAAACAGTCTGTGAATCTGAAATGTTATCCTCCATGCAGGTAGCATTTGGAGACCTTGAAAAAGCAAGTGCTGCAATAATTACTTTAAAAGAACAAACATTGTCAAGACTCATGGAAATAGAGGAAACCATTAAGAAAGCGCTTTACTCCGTCTCTACGCTGAAATCTGACTCAGACATTGTAGGGCTGTCTGGTCTCTTCAAGGAGTCCATGATGGCTGGGCAATATTTGCCCATTTCAGGTAACATACGTAAAATTAGCATTGGGTCAAGCAAATCTCCAAATCCTCAGAGTCCGAATAATGTAGGAGTCTCTCAGAAGAGTGCTACAGAAGAACCAGGAATGCGGAAAGTAGAGAACTCGAAGTCAGAGCTCAGTCCTCCAGAAACTAAGCCAAGAGCAGGATCTCCTTCCTCACCTTCTTTTATTTCTATCCAATCCACTGCCAGAAGGAATACAGAAACACCAGCATCTCCAAAATCTCAATCCTCTATAACAGCTCTGACTTGCTACAACATTCCTGCTGAAAAGGAAAAACGACAGGTCAGTACACTGGAAGTGCAAACAGGCCCCAAGGCTGAGACGGTCATTGGCACCAAGACCATCAGAGAAAAGTATGAAGAAACAGACTGTTTTGGCAACAAGTTCTACTCTTCCACAACCTCTACTGTCATGACTACTCAGCCTGATAACAAAGCATGCTTCAGGAGACAGGTTACAACCAATCCAACCACCACTGAAGTTGTTGCATATCCAAGAATCAACACTCCCTCTATtaaagggggccaagcaccttCATGA